The bacterium genome includes the window GGGGCGACGCGACGGTCAGCGTCAGGGGATAGTCCGCCTCGAGGTCCCAGTCGTTCGTGAGCATCACGCCGGAGATCCTGGAAATCGGCGCGTCCTCGTCGACGAAATACGTGTCGTACACCGCGTAGGGCGGGTCGTTGACCGGCGTCACGGTCACCGTCACCGTGGCCGTCGCCTCGGCGCCGTCCATGTCCATGACGGTGTAGGTGAAGCTGTCCGTCCCGAAGAAGTCGGGTGCGGGTGTGTACTCGATCGTCTCGTCGGGCAGCAGGATGGCGTCGCCGTGCTGCGGGAAGCTCGTGCTGAGGACGTGGAACGCGTCCCCGTTGGGGTCGCTGTCGTTGGCCAGGACGGAGATGACGACGACCTGGTCCTCGGCCACGGTCGCCGCATCGTCGAGCGCCAGCGGCGCGGCGTTGGCGTCCCGGGCGGAAGCGGTGTTCGTCGGCGCCGAGAGCAGCTCGTACACCGGCGGCGGGGCCGGGCCGGCGTGCGCCCGCACGCGGTAATAGTACGTGACGTCCCGCATGACGTCGTAGTCGGCCCAGGAGCTCTCGAGGCCGGGGACGATGCCGTACGGCTGGGTATCGTCCGCGCCCGGGAAGCCCGGGTCCGTCGAGCGATAGATGAAGTAGTCCAGCGCCCCGTTGACCGAAGGCGTCCACGTCAGCTCCACGCGGCGCGACGGCGTGGGCACGAACGAGGCAACGAGGTTCGCGGGCGGCTGCGGGGTGTACATCATCCCGCACTCGAAGGCGCCAACGCCAACGCCGGACGCGAGGAACGGCAATCCCGCCCAGCAGGTGGGCGACCCCTCGTCGGGCAGGTAGCTCTGGGGCGGGCCCGGCGCCGCGAACATCGGCATCGCGGCGAAGTTGCCGGACCCGTCGTATGCTTGCCACACCGGCCAGAAGGGGAAGTCATTGTTCAGGAGGAGGATCCTTTCCGGCGGCGTGTACTGATCCACGGGAGCGGGGCCGAGGAAGATCGAGTTCACCGCGGTCAGGAATCCGTCCGGCATCAGGAGCACCATCCGGTAGGTCGAATCGAGCGTGCACTGCGCCACGAGCCCGGTGCCGATGATCAGCGGCTGATCAGGCGCCTCGTCCCGCACCAGCACCGAGGCGGTGACGACGTCGCCGGTGTCCATCTCGATCGTGCCGTTGCGGATCGTGAAGCCGGAGAGCGTGTTGCCGGGACCGCCGTACCCGAGACGGATCTGCGGCACGGGCCACGATGGAGCCGAGAAGTCGAGGATGCAGCCGTTGGCATCCTGCCCCTTGATCGTGACCCCAACCTTCCCGGCGAGGTCGAGCCGCTCGGTGTAGACCCCCGGCGCCACGTGAATGCTCGTCGCGAAGGAGGCGGCGTCGATCGCGGCCTGGATCGTCGGGAAATCCTGGGGTACCCGGACCACGTACCCCTGCGTCGTGGTCTCGCCGATCGGGTCGCTGGGCGCCGAGACCATGCCGTCGCTCAGCCTGACCGAAACCACGCGGTAGACGTGGGGCGTCTCGGGCGCGAGCCCGAAGTCGGAGAAATACGTCGAATAGGTCGGCATCGGCGTGACCTTGACGCCGTCGCGATAGACGTCCCAGGCGAGGCCCGGCGGCGTGCCCGGCGGCAGATCCCAGGCGATGGTGATGGAATCCGCGGAAACGCCCTGCGGGTGCAGGTTCACCGGCGCCGGGGGCAGGTCGACGCCGCGGATGAAGACGGACGGCGTGAACGGATTGAGCAGGGGCTGGGGATCGAGTTCGATGCGGAAGTGGCCCCCTTCCGGGCCAAAATCCGGCGGCGGGTTGGGCCAGAGGACGGAAGCGACGGCCTCCCCCTCCGGTGCGACGGGAGCGAAGCTCAGCGGGCCGACCGGCATCGGGTAACCGCCCTCCGGCACCCAGCTGACGAAACCGCTCGCGTTGTACGCGAAGTCATTCCCGCGGTTGCGCACGGTCACGGCAATCTCCAGGTCCCCGCGCGCGTCGACGCTGAAGTGCACGCTGTTCGTGCTGCTGGGGACAAAGAGGCTGCTGCCGATCGCGGGCGGATACCCCGTGTGGCAGGAACCGCAGAGCGGAACGGTGTTCTCGAAATCGCCCACCCGCAGGAACTTGGAACGACCGCCGACCGGGTAGGAGGGGATGTGCGGGTCGTGGCAGGTGGAGCAGACCATGCCACCCAAGGTGCCGTCCTGCCAGGGGTACCCCAGTGAATCGAACAGCGGCAGGACCGACGCAGGCGACTGGGGAAGCAGCGGCGGGGTCGAGGGTGGCGTCCCGTCGAAGTACGGGAACACGTCGTTCGGGTGAGTGAAGCCGCCGCCGACATGCGGGGCGCCGTGACAGTTGGTGCAGGCGCTCGTCAGCGGCGAGTCGGGGCCGCCGATACGCGCGAGGAAGTACGGCGGATACGGCGGCAAACTGGGATCCTGCTCGTGGATCAACGTGTCGTGGCAATCCATGCAGACGACTTCCATCGGCGGATAATATGCAGTGCCGTGCCCCTGACCCTGCCCCGGGGCCGAGAGCTGCGCCTGCGCCTGGGTCTCGGGCAGCGCGTGGCACTTGACGCAGCTGACGTAGAACTGCGCCGCCGCCTGCTGCACGACGGCGAGCATGAGAAGCCCTGTCAATAATGCGACCACGCCTCTGGAAAGTCTCATCGTCCCCCCCCCAAGAAGAGAATCCGACCACCCGGCGTTGCGACGGCTCCGGAGCCCGCAGAACACAGGCCCGGCGATTTAGTTGGTGTACCACGTTTCTCGGGAGCGTGCAACCATGGATGCGGTACCGTTCCGAAGGAGTCCTGCCCGTCACCCGCATCGTCCCCCGGTCGCCCCCCCCCGGGGTCGTTGACAGGCTCCGCGCCCTGGCCTACAGTCCGGGGCGGCAAGCCGGGAGGAGACGCTGATGCAATTCGTTCGCACAAGAACCGTTGCCGCCGCGCTCGTGGCGTTCCTCGACGTCGCGCTTCCGGTCGGGGTGCGCGCGGCAGGAACGGGACCGGCGCCGGCAGGCGCGCCACCGGCCGCGACAGCGGCCCCGGCCCCCGCCCCCGCCAGCCCCCCCGCCTGGGGCCTGCTCGTCCGCGGCGGCTGGTTCGGCGTCCCCGACAGCGTGGCGGGCGCGATCTTCGAGCAGAACCCGGCCATCAAGGGGTGGACCGCCGGCGCCGAGGTGCGCTACTACGGCAAGGAGGGGCCGCGCGGCGTCACCAGCTACGGCCTCGCGTTCGATCACGGGTACGCCTCCGCCGACGGGATCTGGCAGGCGGACAAGTCGGACGAGCCCCTCCAGGGAAGCGGCCACGCGACGCTCGACACGGTGACGCTCACCGCGTACTGGGACATCCTGCCCTCGTGGGTGCTCCATCCCTACTTCGGCCTGGGCCTCGGGGTCACGCGCATCGACGGCCAGTACAAGGACGAGGAGGGCACGACGATCACGGCGCGCGGCTGGATCCCGGCGCTGCACGTGCCCGTGGGGCTCTCCCTCGGGCTGGGCGAGCGCGCGCGGGTCGCGGCCGAGGCGCGCTTCATCGACGGCTTCGCCGCCGGCGGGGCCCTCGAACTGCGGTTCTAGCCGGTGGTCCGCAAGGTCGCGCGGAACGTCCTGGCGGCCGTTCTGCTGCTCGTCGGCATCGCGGGGCTGTTCCTCCCCTTCATCCAGGGGATCGCGATGATCGTGCTGGCCATCGTCGTCGCCGATTTCGAGGCCAAGGAGCACCTGCTCGAGCGCTACCGCCACACCTGGGTCGGCGGGCACCTCTGGCGGCACCACGAGAAGCGCAAGGCGAAGGCGGCCGCGCCGGCGCCACTCGTGCCGCAGGACCTCGTGCCGGAGTCGGCGCCGCCCCAGCCTCCGAGGGGCGAGGCTGCCTCCGAGGAAAGGTAGCCCGGATCGGCTGAGAGGGCTCTTTCCGCCCCTGCCGCGTTGTTCCTCGCGTTGCTTGTGCGGCGGGCACGAGCCCGCCTCCGCGCACGCTCCTCACTGCCTTGCAGGGACGAAAACATCCACTCCCATCCGATTCGGGCAGCGCGTTCCTGTGTTGTTCAGGACTTGCCTTCGCTGAACTTCCCCATCGCCAGGAACTTCTCCTCGCGGAGACGGACCAACTCCTCCCGCGGGATGCCCTCGAGCGCCGCCAGGTTGCGCCGCAACGCCCGGCGCAGGAGGTTCGCGGCCCAGGCGTGGTTGCGGTGGGCGCCGCCGAGGGGCTCGCGGACGATCTCGTCGATGAGCCCGAAGCCCAGCGCGTCGCGGGCGCCGTAGCGCAGCGTCTCGGCGGCCTCGGGGGCGCGGGAGCGATCGTCGCGCCAGAGGATCGCGGCGCAGGCCTCCGGCGAGATCACGGAGTAGATCGCGTGCTGGAGCATGAGCACGCGGTTGCCCACGCCGATCGCCAGCGCCCCGCCGCTGCCGCCCTCGCCGATCACGGTCGCGATCACCGGGACGCCAAGCTGCGTCATCTCCTGGATGGCGCGCGCGATCGCCTCGGACTGCCCGCGCTCCTCGGCGCCGATCCCGGGATAGGCGCCCGGGGTGTCGATGAACGTCAGCACCGGCTTGCCGAACTTGTCCGCCAGCCGCAGCGCCCGCAGCGCCTTGCGGTAGCCCTCGGGGTTCGGCATGCCGAAGTTGCGCTGGATGTTCTCCTTGACGTTGCGCCCCTTCTGGTGCCCGATCGCCACCACGGAGCGCCCCTCGAAGCGCGCGAGCAGCGTCACGATCGACTGGTCGTCCCCGAACGCCCGGTCGCCGCGGATCTCGATCGCGTCCTCGAACATGTGGCGCGCGAAGTCCAGGAAGTACGGCCGCGCCGGGTGGCGCGCGATCTGGGTGCGCTGCCAGGGCGTGAGCTTCGAGAAGACGTCGTGGCGCATCCTGCGGACCTTGCGCCGCGCCTTCGAGACCTCCTGCAGCGACACGAACCGCCCGACGGCCTCCGCAAACAGCGCCTCGAGCTTCGCCTCGGCCTCGAGCAGCGGCCGCTCGAAATCCAGTCCTCCGTGCGTCTTGGTCATCGCAGGTTCACCGCGTCCTTTCCGAGCAGTTCCTCCAGTTCCGACACCAGCTCCGGCGCCGGCCTCACGAGGCTGCCCCCGCCGGCGCGCAGCACCGCCTCGCTGTGCTGCGGCGTGATCAGGTGCACGAACAGCGGCACGCTCCCCCGGTGGCGCCGCACGAGGCGGCCGAGCGCGTCGAGCGTGGCGCGCTCGAGCCCCGGGGTGAGCAGCCGCAGGTGCACCGACCGCACGAGCCGCTCGCGCGCCTGCGCGATCGGCAGCACCTCGTCGGCGAGGATCTTGACCACGGGCTTCGCCCCCTCGCGCCCCCCCGGGGCCTCGCTGACGTTGGCCTTGCCGATGACGACCACGGCGGCGTCCGGCACCACGAGCTGGGCGCAGGTCTTCCAGAGCTTGGAGAAGATCGTGACCTCGAAGCTGCCGTCGAGGTCCTCGAGGGTGACGAACGCCATCGGGTCGCCCTTGCGATCGTTGTAGTTCTTGACCGCCGTCACCAGCCCGCCGACGCGCACCTCGGCGCCCTCGGCCAGCTCGCCGAAGCTGCGGCTCGGGGTGGTGAGCTTCGCCAGCTCGCGGGCGAACTCCGCCAGCGGGTGGCCGGTCACGAAGAACCCGAGCGCCTCCTTCTCGCCGGCGAGCAGCTGGCGCTCGGGCCACTCCGGCACCTCGGGGAGCCTCGGCTCCATCACCGGCTGCGGCGCCGCGGCGAAGAGGCTGATCTGCCCGTCGGTGCGGTCGCGCTGCGCCCCGGCCGCGGCCTCGGTCGCCACGTCCAGCGCCTCCCAGAGCTGCGCGCGGCGGGCGCCGAGCGAATCGAACGCGCCGCACTTGACGAGGCTCTCGAGCACACGCCGGTTGACGCGGCGCAGGTCGATGCGCGCGCAGAAATCGAAGAGCGAGACGAACGGCCCGCCGGCGCGCGCCGCGACGATCGACTCGATCGCCCCCTCGCCGACGTTCTTGACCGCCGCCAGCCCGAAGCGGATCCCCCCGGGCACGACGGTGAAGCTGCGCTCGCTCTGGTTGACGTCCGGGGGGAGCACCGTTATGCCCATCTCGCGGCACTCGGCGATGTACTGGACGATCTTGTCGGTGTCCGCCACTTCGCTCGTCAGCAGCGCCGCCAGGTACTCGCGCGGGTGGTGCGTCTTGAGCCAGGCGGTCTGGTAGGCGACGAAGGCGTAGGCCGCGCTGTGCGACTTGTTGAAGCCGTAGCCGGCGAAGTGCTCGATCTCGTTGAAGATCTCCTCGGCGAGCGCGGCGGGGACCTTGTGCTTGGCCGCGGCGCCGGCGACGAACTTCTCCTTCTGCTGCGCCATGACCTCGACCTTCTTCTTCCCCATCGCCTTGCGCAGGTCGTCGGCCTCGGCCGGCGTGAAGCCGGCGAGCACGGTGGCGATCTGCATGACCTGCTCCTGGTAGACGGGGATGCCGTAGGTCGCCTCGAGCGTCTCGCGCAGCACCGGGTGGCGGTACTGGACCTTCTGCTTGCCGCTGCGCCGCTCGAGATAGAGCGTGACGTTGCCGGCCTCCAGCGCGCCGGGCCGGTAGAGGGCGTTGAGCGCGATCAGGTCGTCGAGCTTGTCCGGGCGCATCCTGACGACCGTGTCGCGCATCCCCGAGGACTCGAACTGGAAGATGCCGGCGGTGCGCCCGCTCGCCAGCAGCTGGTAGGTCGCCGGGTCGTCGAGCGGGATGTCGGCGATGTCGAAGGGCTTCTCGCCCGGCGGCTGGCCCGCGCGGATGAGGCGCACCGCGTCCTGGATGACGGTCAGCGTGATCAGTCCGAGGAAGTCGAACTTGACGAGGCCGATCGCCTCGATCCCGCCCATGTCGAACTGGGTGAGCCGCACGTCCTTCTTCTGGTCCTTGAACAGCGGCACCAGGTTCTCGAGCGGCTCGGGCGAGATGAGCACCCCGGAGGCGTGCGTCGACGCGTGGCGGTTGAGCCCCTCGAGCGACTCGGCGATCTCGAGCAGGCGCGCGACCTGCGGGTCGTTGTCGCGCAGCTCGGCGAGGCGCGGCTCCTCCTCGAGCGCCCGCTTGAGCGTCATCTTGGCGTCCGCCGGGACGAGCTTGGAGATCTTGTCGACCTCCCCGTACTGCATGCCGAGCACGCGGCCGACGTCGCGGATCACCGCCTTGGCCTTGAGCTTCCCGAAGGTGACGATCTGCGCGACCCGGTCCTCGCCGTACTTCTTGCGCACGTAGTCGATGACCTCGTCGCGGCGGTTCTGCTCGAAGTCCACGTCGATGTCGGGCATGCTCTTGCGGCCGGGGTCGAGGAAGCGCTCGAAGAGCAGGCCGTACTTGAGCGGGTCCAGGTCGGTGATCCCCAGCGCCCACGCCGCGAGGCTGCCCGCCGCCGAGCCGCGCCCGGGGCCGACCGGGATGCCGCTGGCCTTGGCGTAGTGCACGAAGTCGGCGACCGCCAGGAAGTAGCTCGGGAAGTCCATCTTCTCGATGACCCCCAGCTCGTAGGCCAGGCGCTCCTCGTAGGCGCCGCGGGCCGCCGCGTCGGCGCCGGGGCCGAGGCGCCCCGCGAGCCCTTCGGCGGCCAGGTGCCGCAGCTGG containing:
- the dnaE gene encoding DNA polymerase III subunit alpha; the encoded protein is MKHADFVHLHVHTQYSLLDGMIFVERLVARAAELRMPAVAITDHGQMHGVVDFYSHAMKAGLKPILGVEAYIAPGNMRERSGGAADAANHLTLLARDETGYRNLVRLTSAANLEGFYYKPRVDKAFLRGHAAGVIALSGCLKGEVAQKILRGDAAGAEKAALELREIFGDGNFYLELQANGLAEQERANAGLAELGRRLGIATVATNDCHYLRQEDAPVHEVLLCINSGKTLQDQDRMRIGTDQLYFRTPEEMARLFAGAPEALRATIEIAERCNVGLKLGEFRFPAVEVPPGETPATQLRHLAAEGLAGRLGPGADAAARGAYEERLAYELGVIEKMDFPSYFLAVADFVHYAKASGIPVGPGRGSAAGSLAAWALGITDLDPLKYGLLFERFLDPGRKSMPDIDVDFEQNRRDEVIDYVRKKYGEDRVAQIVTFGKLKAKAVIRDVGRVLGMQYGEVDKISKLVPADAKMTLKRALEEEPRLAELRDNDPQVARLLEIAESLEGLNRHASTHASGVLISPEPLENLVPLFKDQKKDVRLTQFDMGGIEAIGLVKFDFLGLITLTVIQDAVRLIRAGQPPGEKPFDIADIPLDDPATYQLLASGRTAGIFQFESSGMRDTVVRMRPDKLDDLIALNALYRPGALEAGNVTLYLERRSGKQKVQYRHPVLRETLEATYGIPVYQEQVMQIATVLAGFTPAEADDLRKAMGKKKVEVMAQQKEKFVAGAAAKHKVPAALAEEIFNEIEHFAGYGFNKSHSAAYAFVAYQTAWLKTHHPREYLAALLTSEVADTDKIVQYIAECREMGITVLPPDVNQSERSFTVVPGGIRFGLAAVKNVGEGAIESIVAARAGGPFVSLFDFCARIDLRRVNRRVLESLVKCGAFDSLGARRAQLWEALDVATEAAAGAQRDRTDGQISLFAAAPQPVMEPRLPEVPEWPERQLLAGEKEALGFFVTGHPLAEFARELAKLTTPSRSFGELAEGAEVRVGGLVTAVKNYNDRKGDPMAFVTLEDLDGSFEVTIFSKLWKTCAQLVVPDAAVVVIGKANVSEAPGGREGAKPVVKILADEVLPIAQARERLVRSVHLRLLTPGLERATLDALGRLVRRHRGSVPLFVHLITPQHSEAVLRAGGGSLVRPAPELVSELEELLGKDAVNLR
- a CDS encoding acetyl-CoA carboxylase carboxyltransferase subunit alpha, with translation MTKTHGGLDFERPLLEAEAKLEALFAEAVGRFVSLQEVSKARRKVRRMRHDVFSKLTPWQRTQIARHPARPYFLDFARHMFEDAIEIRGDRAFGDDQSIVTLLARFEGRSVVAIGHQKGRNVKENIQRNFGMPNPEGYRKALRALRLADKFGKPVLTFIDTPGAYPGIGAEERGQSEAIARAIQEMTQLGVPVIATVIGEGGSGGALAIGVGNRVLMLQHAIYSVISPEACAAILWRDDRSRAPEAAETLRYGARDALGFGLIDEIVREPLGGAHRNHAWAANLLRRALRRNLAALEGIPREELVRLREEKFLAMGKFSEGKS
- a CDS encoding Ig-like domain-containing protein, yielding MLAVVQQAAAQFYVSCVKCHALPETQAQAQLSAPGQGQGHGTAYYPPMEVVCMDCHDTLIHEQDPSLPPYPPYFLARIGGPDSPLTSACTNCHGAPHVGGGFTHPNDVFPYFDGTPPSTPPLLPQSPASVLPLFDSLGYPWQDGTLGGMVCSTCHDPHIPSYPVGGRSKFLRVGDFENTVPLCGSCHTGYPPAIGSSLFVPSSTNSVHFSVDARGDLEIAVTVRNRGNDFAYNASGFVSWVPEGGYPMPVGPLSFAPVAPEGEAVASVLWPNPPPDFGPEGGHFRIELDPQPLLNPFTPSVFIRGVDLPPAPVNLHPQGVSADSITIAWDLPPGTPPGLAWDVYRDGVKVTPMPTYSTYFSDFGLAPETPHVYRVVSVRLSDGMVSAPSDPIGETTTQGYVVRVPQDFPTIQAAIDAASFATSIHVAPGVYTERLDLAGKVGVTIKGQDANGCILDFSAPSWPVPQIRLGYGGPGNTLSGFTIRNGTIEMDTGDVVTASVLVRDEAPDQPLIIGTGLVAQCTLDSTYRMVLLMPDGFLTAVNSIFLGPAPVDQYTPPERILLLNNDFPFWPVWQAYDGSGNFAAMPMFAAPGPPQSYLPDEGSPTCWAGLPFLASGVGVGAFECGMMYTPQPPANLVASFVPTPSRRVELTWTPSVNGALDYFIYRSTDPGFPGADDTQPYGIVPGLESSWADYDVMRDVTYYYRVRAHAGPAPPPVYELLSAPTNTASARDANAAPLALDDAATVAEDQVVVISVLANDSDPNGDAFHVLSTSFPQHGDAILLPDETIEYTPAPDFFGTDSFTYTVMDMDGAEATATVTVTVTPVNDPPYAVYDTYFVDEDAPISRISGVMLTNDWDLEADYPLTLTVASPPSHGTLVQDFADAFSYRPAPDFHGTDSFTYTVTDSLGAVSAPGTVTITVRPVNDAPVADAQAATVAEDGSVAVTLTGSDVDGDALTYAVAQQPAHGTLSGAAPNLTYAPAANYNGPDSFTFTVSDGQASSAAATVAITVTPVNDPPLPIGQGVMTAEDTAVAVTLQAADVEGDALTYAVAQAPAHGTLSGEAPNLTYTPFANYHGPDSFTFTANDGQLTSVPGYVSIIVTPVNDPPAAADDAYTTAEDTALVVPAPGLLGNDADIDGDALSAVLVAGPAHGTVVLDASGAFVYTPAADYNGPDFFTYRASDGQASSAAATVTIEVTAVNDAPVADVSPDSQTFKTNATVTFSGAPSFDVDGTIVSYSWDFGDGTTATGMTVTKRYRKVGVYTVTLTVTDDLGATGTGTGTAIATR